One genomic region from Verrucomicrobiota bacterium encodes:
- a CDS encoding NYN domain-containing protein gives MKQEGKHLLIDGYNVIHSLPSLKKLLEESQEAACESLIRMARAIHDEEGIRVTVVFDGREKTVQIERPCQRVTFSVVYASSQLSADGVIEQLLARSRQPEQITVASRDNMIREASAARGAFFIDGSGFEDWVTRCEKRITSRSSGKKSKTWENSLGDLWEDLE, from the coding sequence ATGAAGCAGGAAGGGAAACATCTATTGATCGACGGTTACAACGTGATCCATAGCCTCCCTTCGCTGAAAAAGCTTCTTGAGGAGAGCCAGGAAGCCGCGTGTGAAAGCCTCATCCGTATGGCTCGTGCGATTCACGACGAAGAGGGGATACGGGTTACGGTAGTCTTCGACGGTCGGGAGAAAACTGTTCAAATCGAGCGTCCGTGTCAAAGGGTCACTTTTTCTGTTGTCTATGCTTCGAGTCAGCTTTCAGCAGACGGGGTCATTGAGCAGTTACTAGCCCGCTCTAGACAGCCCGAACAAATCACCGTTGCCAGTCGCGACAACATGATCCGGGAGGCCTCTGCCGCCCGAGGAGCCTTCTTCATTGATGGTTCGGGTTTCGAGGATTGGGTAACGCGTTGTGAAAAAAGAATCACTTCCCGATCGAGCGGCAAGAAATCGAAAACCTGGGAGAACTCACTGGGAGATCTCTGGGAGGATCTCGAATGA
- a CDS encoding mechanosensitive ion channel family protein: protein MSNKFNLVYFNQIPGPESGLYSALSTPMILGSFLQFELFGGNRIWQIGGLFLVLLVGLIAGKILKGIFRRRSDHLVDKRPVTAAFLGGLASSVVFLTFALGLFSGTSLLSLGDAAELIQTVVGVVLTLAVAWTAHCLIEGPKVWMAGRASKTQSKLDDMLVPIVSKSLSITIGVLAIVQIAQILSGKEVSSILAGLGIGGLAFALAAQDTIKNFFGSILLLSDRPFEIGDRILVDGYDGPVEAVGMRSTRIRTLTGHVVTIPNGELANKSVENVSKRPHIRRLFNITITYDTPPDKVREAKAILEDILKDHEGMDANFPPRVYFNNFESSALNLFCIYWYHPAAYWDFLAFGEKVNLEILDRFNVAGIDFAFPTQTLHLAGDPSRPLEIGVAGGLS, encoded by the coding sequence ATGTCAAATAAATTTAACCTGGTTTATTTTAATCAGATTCCGGGTCCGGAAAGTGGTCTCTATTCTGCTCTCTCGACTCCCATGATTTTGGGGTCTTTTCTTCAGTTTGAGCTATTTGGGGGCAACCGGATTTGGCAGATTGGTGGGCTCTTCTTAGTACTTCTGGTGGGTCTGATCGCTGGGAAAATCCTGAAGGGGATTTTTCGACGGCGGTCAGACCATTTGGTAGACAAGCGCCCTGTTACAGCCGCTTTCTTAGGCGGACTCGCGAGCTCGGTGGTTTTCCTCACCTTCGCCCTCGGGCTGTTCTCAGGCACGAGTCTTCTTTCGCTCGGAGATGCAGCTGAACTGATTCAGACGGTTGTCGGTGTGGTTCTGACTCTGGCCGTAGCATGGACCGCCCACTGTCTGATCGAGGGGCCAAAGGTTTGGATGGCGGGTAGGGCGAGCAAGACTCAGAGCAAGTTGGATGACATGCTGGTCCCGATTGTTTCCAAGAGTCTCTCGATCACCATTGGAGTCCTAGCGATCGTTCAGATTGCGCAGATCCTTAGTGGGAAAGAGGTCTCATCCATCCTCGCGGGTCTTGGGATTGGTGGTTTGGCCTTTGCTTTGGCCGCCCAAGATACGATTAAGAATTTCTTTGGGTCCATCCTACTTCTTTCGGACCGGCCCTTCGAAATTGGTGACCGTATCCTGGTCGATGGATACGACGGACCGGTCGAAGCTGTAGGGATGAGATCCACCCGAATCCGCACCCTCACGGGTCACGTCGTCACTATACCGAACGGCGAGCTTGCGAATAAGTCGGTAGAGAATGTTTCAAAGCGGCCTCATATCCGCCGCCTGTTCAACATCACCATCACTTACGACACTCCACCGGATAAAGTGCGGGAGGCGAAAGCCATTTTGGAGGATATTCTCAAGGATCATGAGGGGATGGATGCCAACTTTCCACCGAGGGTCTACTTCAACAATTTTGAGAGTAGTGCGCTCAACCTCTTCTGCATCTACTGGTATCATCCAGCTGCCTACTGGGACTTTCTTGCATTTGGCGAGAAAGTGAATCTCGAGATTCTGGATCGCTTCAATGTGGCAGGAATCGACTTCGCCTTCCCAACGCAGACGCTTCACTTGGCCGGAGATCCCTCCCGGCCGTTGGAGATTGGGGTGGCCGGGGGCTTATCCTGA
- a CDS encoding alginate lyase family protein produces MWRALLLALPGFFVGCSSDKEVAERPSNAEEALLLEIAERLDPETPGLQEFFQQITQEDFETAQNTLLTYFRAKEIPIWALPDPLPVEQQTLINALAAWRGRFSFQGVEGDALLEDGTIDWENRGPRGDPEWTWFLHRHFFLREMMVLYQAQGHDEFVAQLNDYLLDWFWKFPPPDKQSFSASWRALEAARRYVDSWLPVYAELRNHPAFSEEAELAVIAGAARHANYLKNFHHFGGNHLVTEMMSLAAIAAVWPEFNHAEEWMGYAVDRALEEMDLQIYPDGAHKELANHYQWIAGSSFQRLYSILVGSDASDSAEKMKPQMEMLWDYYARVTRPDGTGPLNNDSDLEPNAAQLKLLARYYDRPDWLYIATQEEEGEAPEDPPSKVFPWAGQAILRSDWGPEADWVFFDAGPFGADHQQNDRLHVSASLMGKNLLVDSGRYVYRDDKWSAFFRGPLSHNVPTFGKFERVIPDRIASVPQEDLKIEEIDGLLRVTGEIPLRQVGSSGWEGRHQRTVSLGDGFVWIVDLVELPVSDQVTFRWRFHPDLALVRHPKGWAVKESEETVAIWRMAANVPTGVEELRGVEEGQLQGWYSPEYNERVPNSVLLYESSPSNIAIFSWVLASKQLEAAQPGVSGSEATLSVYKENEAHQFRLDLPVHK; encoded by the coding sequence ATGTGGAGAGCACTTCTGCTCGCACTGCCAGGTTTTTTTGTCGGATGTTCTTCTGATAAGGAAGTAGCAGAACGACCCTCTAACGCGGAAGAAGCACTCTTACTGGAAATTGCGGAACGCCTAGATCCGGAAACGCCGGGCCTGCAGGAGTTTTTTCAGCAGATCACCCAAGAAGATTTTGAAACTGCCCAGAACACTCTTCTCACGTACTTTCGCGCTAAAGAGATTCCTATCTGGGCACTGCCAGACCCACTACCCGTAGAGCAGCAAACACTGATCAACGCACTCGCCGCGTGGCGGGGGCGTTTCTCCTTCCAAGGGGTTGAGGGTGATGCGCTCCTTGAAGATGGAACTATCGACTGGGAAAACCGCGGCCCTCGGGGTGATCCTGAGTGGACCTGGTTTTTGCACCGCCATTTTTTTCTCCGCGAAATGATGGTCCTCTACCAAGCCCAGGGCCATGACGAGTTTGTCGCCCAATTGAATGATTATCTACTGGATTGGTTCTGGAAGTTTCCACCTCCGGATAAGCAGAGTTTTTCTGCATCGTGGCGCGCTCTCGAAGCAGCCCGCCGTTATGTCGACTCGTGGTTGCCGGTATACGCTGAACTTCGAAACCACCCTGCTTTCAGTGAGGAAGCTGAGTTGGCGGTGATTGCAGGGGCTGCGCGCCACGCGAATTATTTGAAGAACTTTCATCACTTCGGCGGAAATCACCTGGTAACCGAGATGATGTCCCTCGCGGCGATCGCAGCAGTTTGGCCCGAATTTAACCATGCGGAGGAGTGGATGGGCTATGCCGTGGACCGTGCCCTGGAGGAAATGGATCTTCAAATCTATCCCGACGGAGCCCACAAGGAGCTGGCGAATCACTATCAATGGATCGCCGGATCGTCTTTCCAGCGCCTCTACAGCATCCTTGTCGGCTCGGACGCGTCTGATTCGGCAGAGAAGATGAAACCTCAAATGGAAATGCTCTGGGATTACTACGCTAGAGTGACACGCCCAGACGGAACGGGCCCCCTCAACAACGACTCCGATCTCGAACCGAATGCAGCCCAGTTAAAGCTATTAGCCCGCTACTATGACCGTCCCGACTGGCTCTACATAGCGACACAGGAGGAGGAAGGGGAAGCACCGGAGGATCCCCCATCAAAAGTATTTCCGTGGGCTGGGCAGGCAATTCTGCGATCCGATTGGGGACCCGAAGCCGATTGGGTATTCTTCGATGCTGGACCTTTCGGTGCGGACCATCAGCAGAATGACCGGCTCCACGTTTCAGCCAGCCTGATGGGCAAGAATTTACTCGTTGATTCAGGGCGCTATGTCTACCGCGATGACAAATGGTCTGCGTTTTTTCGGGGCCCGCTTTCGCACAATGTTCCAACCTTCGGGAAATTCGAAAGAGTAATCCCTGACCGAATCGCCTCCGTCCCTCAGGAAGATTTAAAGATCGAAGAGATCGACGGGCTGCTTCGGGTAACAGGAGAGATCCCACTCCGTCAGGTAGGTTCTTCCGGTTGGGAGGGGAGGCACCAGAGAACCGTGAGTTTAGGGGATGGCTTTGTCTGGATTGTCGATCTAGTCGAGTTACCGGTTTCCGATCAAGTGACTTTTCGATGGCGCTTTCATCCTGACCTTGCTCTGGTTCGTCATCCGAAAGGCTGGGCTGTCAAAGAGTCTGAGGAGACCGTCGCGATATGGCGAATGGCAGCAAACGTGCCGACAGGCGTCGAGGAGTTGCGAGGCGTCGAGGAGGGCCAACTCCAGGGCTGGTACTCTCCCGAATATAACGAAAGAGTTCCTAACTCCGTTCTGCTCTACGAAAGTTCACCATCTAACATCGCGATATTCTCGTGGGTCTTGGCCAGTAAACAGTTGGAAGCGGCACAACCGGGAGTCTCTGGCTCAGAGGCAACCCTCAGCGTCTACAAAGAGAACGAAGCCCACCAGTTCCGTCTCGATCTTCCCGTTCATAAATAG
- a CDS encoding FAD-binding domain-containing protein — translation MRSWEPTRDAGLRRLDEFLSAAGRYARQRNFDRGPEDRSNVSVLSPYIRHRLITEKETCEEVLSRYRFGQVEKFIQEVTWRTYWKGWLEMRPGVWEDWLRERDLDLERLSEAGRDSLAKAVSGETGIQCFDQWSRELTEDNYLHNHARMWFASIWIFTLELPWTLGADFFVQHLLDGDPASNTLSWKWVAGLQTAGKHYLARESNIEKYTEGRFTASGQLRESADPLPFSGHPEPQTPSLPESLEDDPPQSSDGLFLTIDDLNPESFFEDLSVFRIVGGGRPERSRESVREAEPVAEFRDQAAGDALERVLSAGAQTIRALPGSETETVVDWARKGGVKRLWIPYSPIGPTRDGLRPIIEQLEQNGISTRFYLREWDRSLWPYAKSGFFRFKKGCEKRIQDLLEIPIE, via the coding sequence ATGAGATCCTGGGAACCCACAAGAGATGCTGGCCTGCGAAGACTCGATGAGTTTTTGTCGGCGGCAGGAAGGTACGCCCGGCAGCGCAATTTTGACCGTGGACCAGAGGACCGGTCGAACGTATCCGTTCTCTCCCCCTACATCCGGCATCGATTGATTACCGAGAAGGAGACCTGTGAGGAAGTGCTTTCGCGCTACCGCTTTGGCCAAGTCGAAAAATTTATTCAGGAGGTCACTTGGAGAACCTACTGGAAGGGTTGGCTGGAAATGCGGCCCGGTGTTTGGGAGGACTGGCTTCGAGAGCGCGATCTTGATCTGGAACGGCTCAGCGAAGCTGGTAGAGACAGTCTAGCCAAGGCGGTTTCCGGCGAGACGGGCATCCAGTGTTTCGACCAGTGGAGCCGAGAGCTCACCGAAGACAATTACTTGCACAATCATGCCCGTATGTGGTTTGCCAGTATTTGGATTTTTACTCTCGAGTTGCCGTGGACTCTCGGTGCGGATTTTTTCGTCCAGCACCTTCTTGATGGCGACCCCGCGTCCAACACGCTGAGCTGGAAGTGGGTAGCGGGTCTACAAACGGCGGGGAAGCACTACCTCGCCCGTGAATCCAACATCGAAAAATACACAGAAGGTCGGTTCACAGCCTCTGGCCAGCTGCGTGAATCTGCGGATCCTTTGCCTTTTTCCGGACATCCAGAGCCACAGACGCCTTCTTTACCAGAATCCCTCGAGGACGATCCTCCACAGTCAAGCGACGGTTTGTTTCTGACGATAGACGACCTCAACCCGGAGTCTTTCTTCGAGGACCTTTCGGTTTTTCGGATTGTTGGCGGGGGAAGGCCCGAACGTTCCCGTGAGTCCGTTCGAGAGGCTGAACCAGTTGCCGAGTTTCGGGATCAGGCAGCGGGGGATGCCTTGGAGCGGGTTTTGTCCGCAGGGGCTCAAACGATTAGGGCTCTACCAGGCTCGGAAACAGAGACAGTAGTCGACTGGGCCCGAAAGGGAGGGGTGAAAAGACTCTGGATCCCTTATTCCCCGATAGGCCCAACCAGGGACGGATTACGCCCGATCATTGAGCAGCTCGAACAAAATGGCATTTCAACAAGATTCTACCTCAGGGAATGGGACCGCAGCCTGTGGCCCTACGCAAAATCGGGGTTTTTTCGGTTTAAAAAAGGGTGCGAGAAAAGAATACAGGACCTTCTAGAAATTCCAATCGAATGA
- a CDS encoding TolC family protein: MKRYCLLLSLVLAGHLDSQITETYTTVQSDANEEDLPPPVDPDVLSTLVRSDQTGGPSLSLGQAMALALQNNFTRKISQENVSLARAAVDQARGPVLPQVGIGVTYQQVNEDQTQVQAGFSPENQTSLDFTASQMIYDDSQVTDFRTSRRELEAAQEADDSVKLDVVEETGIAYVSVLSIASSLRIAEDNLRITRENLELSRIRRDIGTAGPEEVLRFESEEAQQESTLWSTRSLLHSAVNDLNRALGEPPDRSWTLEDLSLDTNVFRTTLSVLIPLANTQQSSDQFRVASIQFALARSPELSSLNFSADAQRLRLAESRRSFFVPEVSASFVYSQILDSEYTSGALGATDEEDTWTFLVGATLPLFEGGSRFGDARQARAEVRSLEFQEARLRQTISVNVSNSLSDLASSWQSIRLSRIAADRAQENLRIVQDKYEQGSVSNIDLLDAQNNALVQRQTASIELYRFFEDLISYQRSLSWAEPLADNAAREEFVESFTALMNGG; this comes from the coding sequence ATGAAACGATACTGCCTACTGCTTTCACTGGTTCTTGCGGGCCATCTAGACTCCCAGATCACGGAGACGTATACCACCGTTCAGTCGGATGCAAATGAGGAGGACTTACCCCCTCCCGTCGATCCCGATGTTCTTTCCACTCTCGTAAGGAGTGACCAAACGGGCGGACCTTCTCTCTCTTTGGGGCAGGCGATGGCCCTTGCTCTCCAAAACAACTTTACCCGCAAGATTAGCCAAGAGAACGTTTCGCTGGCGAGGGCTGCCGTAGACCAAGCGCGAGGTCCGGTTTTGCCTCAGGTAGGAATTGGAGTGACCTACCAGCAGGTAAACGAAGACCAGACACAGGTGCAGGCAGGTTTCTCTCCGGAAAATCAGACCAGTTTGGATTTTACCGCTAGTCAAATGATCTACGATGACTCGCAGGTAACTGATTTTCGGACGAGTCGCAGAGAGCTTGAGGCTGCACAGGAAGCGGATGATTCAGTTAAACTAGACGTCGTTGAGGAAACTGGGATTGCTTACGTCAGCGTTCTTTCCATCGCGTCCTCGCTTCGAATCGCTGAAGACAATCTAAGGATTACACGAGAGAATCTCGAACTATCACGCATCCGTAGGGATATTGGGACGGCAGGACCAGAGGAAGTCCTTCGTTTTGAGTCGGAGGAGGCACAGCAGGAGAGCACGCTGTGGTCGACTCGGAGTCTGCTGCACAGCGCGGTAAATGATCTCAACCGTGCTCTCGGCGAGCCACCGGATCGGTCGTGGACGCTGGAAGACCTGTCGCTGGATACAAACGTTTTTCGTACTACTCTCTCTGTTCTCATACCACTTGCGAACACCCAGCAGTCATCGGATCAGTTTCGGGTAGCGAGTATCCAGTTTGCGTTGGCGCGGTCACCCGAGCTTTCTTCGCTTAACTTTTCTGCGGATGCTCAGAGGCTTCGGCTTGCAGAGAGCCGACGGAGTTTTTTCGTTCCCGAAGTCTCGGCCTCTTTTGTTTACAGCCAGATTCTCGATTCCGAATATACCTCCGGCGCATTGGGCGCGACTGATGAGGAAGACACCTGGACTTTTCTGGTCGGCGCGACTCTTCCCTTGTTTGAAGGGGGTAGCCGTTTTGGCGATGCGCGGCAGGCTCGGGCGGAAGTGAGAAGCCTCGAGTTTCAGGAAGCGCGTTTGCGGCAGACGATCTCAGTCAACGTCAGCAACTCGCTCTCGGATCTGGCTAGTTCCTGGCAGTCAATCCGTCTGTCGAGAATCGCAGCTGACCGCGCGCAGGAGAACTTACGGATAGTTCAGGACAAGTACGAACAAGGGAGTGTATCCAACATTGACCTACTCGACGCTCAGAACAATGCCCTCGTGCAGCGGCAGACTGCGTCGATTGAACTCTACCGTTTCTTCGAGGATCTGATTTCTTACCAAAGATCATTGTCCTGGGCGGAGCCGCTGGCGGACAACGCAGCAAGAGAGGAGTTTGTCGAGAGCTTCACGGCACTAATGAATGGTGGGTGA
- a CDS encoding thiamine pyrophosphate-dependent enzyme produces MASRKKPAIAELTRDEKQQLLRLMIESRMGDLREQSLLRQGHGWFHVGGIGHEAIAAVAAHLTPDDFIAPYYRDRALVLARGLTTHDIALTFFGKRGSSSGGRQLPGHFSSRKNNIWSHPSPIGSHLLPACGIAWGIKLDGKSDVVIASTGEAASRQGDFFEAACVAVEKKLPIVFVVEDNGIAISTPNRDANPLALGILDPERWVKADGASVAEVHTASAEAISKARSGGGPSFLWLDLERGTSHSSADDHRLYRGKPELDLTEARDPIKALQEELIQDGALSEEGLAALEKELKDSARKTYQEARKADDPDDSEVTLHLTDSAPPIAQKPPVNLKERMRLLDAVNETFKQVLSRNKDSLFYGQDIADPKGGVFRLTAGLSTADPERAMNSPVAESTILGLACGLASYGKKPFFEIQFIDFIGPGWNQLANNLTNLRWRSFGDWTCPAVIYAPYGAYLPGGAIWHSSSSEGLFANLPGLTIVVPSTPEDAAGLIWSANQATDPILMLLPKHLLWEEQKLPEKIRAAPIGRARLRRSGHMVTVVAWGNCVELVEEAIEKLGDDSQVELIDLRTIVPWDRETVFNSVRKTGRLLVVQEDADPCSVGQAIVSEVIETPDIWPRLQAAPRIVSRDNAPVGFHPTYEYSALPDSETILGKIKEMVTSKASPPSAETIAPPMPALAPEINMVEDEPVVAGPSEETIKVPVLGEGITRARLLTLFKKEGESFEPDESICEVETDKAVFPIEAPESGVIEEWMFEEGDEVGVGDIIARCTFASSSSTASSPSAALSGAEEANIRRFKQYEEPNGEIAKTSGLSAEIIQQMQGLVPATIVTKARWAPIRAVRQKAKDEGKAPPSPSAIAGWSLVQAMKKHRRFTHTLLMGKMPRAIGDFDLGIAVSLPGDSLATAIVPDANRREWAEFHDLFLKAVDDTRKGRFQPKTRIPILLSTMGNYDVQSATPIVVPPSIATLFVGSAHYELDPETKGESSREVVRLVLTFDHRWINGAGSASFLSEVKGNLENFDL; encoded by the coding sequence ATGGCCAGTCGTAAAAAACCCGCTATCGCCGAGCTGACTCGTGATGAGAAGCAGCAGCTGCTCCGTTTGATGATCGAGAGTCGGATGGGCGACTTGCGCGAGCAGAGTTTATTGCGGCAAGGGCACGGGTGGTTCCACGTTGGCGGGATTGGCCATGAAGCGATAGCGGCGGTTGCCGCGCATTTAACTCCGGATGATTTTATTGCTCCTTACTACAGGGATCGAGCGCTTGTTCTGGCCCGTGGACTCACCACTCATGACATAGCGCTTACTTTTTTTGGGAAACGGGGTTCATCCAGTGGCGGACGGCAGCTACCGGGGCATTTCTCTTCCCGGAAAAACAATATTTGGTCTCACCCATCTCCTATAGGGTCTCACCTTCTTCCGGCGTGCGGAATCGCCTGGGGAATCAAACTGGATGGCAAGTCGGATGTGGTGATTGCTTCTACCGGAGAAGCGGCGTCACGTCAGGGAGACTTTTTCGAAGCGGCCTGTGTGGCCGTAGAGAAAAAACTGCCGATCGTTTTTGTTGTCGAAGACAACGGTATCGCCATTAGCACGCCTAACCGTGATGCGAATCCACTGGCGCTCGGAATTTTGGATCCTGAGCGGTGGGTGAAAGCAGATGGCGCTTCCGTAGCGGAAGTGCATACGGCAAGTGCGGAAGCAATTTCCAAAGCGCGATCCGGAGGGGGTCCGAGTTTCCTCTGGCTCGATCTAGAGCGGGGCACAAGCCATTCCAGTGCGGATGACCATCGTCTCTATCGGGGAAAGCCTGAGCTCGACCTCACCGAGGCGCGGGACCCGATCAAGGCATTGCAGGAAGAGCTCATTCAGGATGGAGCTTTGTCCGAGGAGGGGTTGGCTGCACTGGAGAAAGAACTGAAGGACAGTGCCCGGAAAACTTATCAGGAAGCACGAAAGGCAGACGATCCGGATGATTCAGAAGTGACTCTACACCTGACGGATTCCGCTCCCCCTATCGCACAGAAACCTCCGGTCAACCTAAAGGAGCGGATGCGCCTTCTCGATGCGGTCAACGAGACGTTCAAGCAGGTTCTTTCCCGAAACAAGGACTCATTGTTTTATGGCCAGGATATTGCCGATCCAAAAGGGGGAGTGTTCCGGCTGACCGCAGGGCTCTCCACGGCCGATCCGGAGAGGGCAATGAATTCGCCCGTTGCCGAGTCGACAATTCTAGGGCTTGCCTGCGGTCTCGCCTCCTATGGTAAGAAACCGTTCTTTGAAATTCAATTCATCGACTTCATCGGGCCCGGGTGGAATCAATTGGCAAATAACTTGACCAACCTCCGGTGGCGGAGTTTTGGAGACTGGACCTGTCCAGCGGTTATTTATGCTCCCTACGGAGCCTACCTTCCGGGTGGAGCGATTTGGCATAGCTCTTCCAGTGAGGGCCTCTTTGCTAACCTTCCCGGATTGACGATTGTGGTTCCGAGCACACCGGAGGATGCCGCCGGTTTGATCTGGAGTGCAAATCAAGCGACCGACCCTATCCTCATGCTCTTGCCCAAGCATCTTCTTTGGGAGGAGCAGAAGCTGCCGGAGAAGATTCGGGCAGCTCCTATCGGGAGGGCCCGACTACGGAGGTCCGGCCACATGGTCACAGTAGTTGCATGGGGGAACTGTGTTGAGTTGGTCGAAGAAGCGATCGAAAAGCTCGGCGATGATAGCCAGGTCGAGCTCATTGATCTCCGCACCATCGTTCCCTGGGATCGCGAAACGGTTTTCAACTCGGTTCGCAAGACAGGGCGTTTGTTAGTGGTTCAGGAAGATGCCGATCCATGCAGTGTGGGGCAGGCGATTGTCTCAGAGGTGATCGAAACTCCTGATATTTGGCCACGCTTACAGGCGGCACCTCGGATCGTTTCGAGGGATAACGCTCCAGTCGGTTTCCATCCGACCTACGAGTATTCCGCCCTCCCGGATTCCGAGACTATCCTCGGGAAAATCAAAGAGATGGTCACTTCCAAAGCGTCGCCACCGTCAGCGGAGACCATTGCACCGCCGATGCCGGCCTTGGCCCCGGAGATTAACATGGTCGAGGATGAGCCGGTCGTTGCTGGTCCGTCAGAGGAGACGATCAAGGTTCCTGTTCTCGGAGAGGGGATTACCCGAGCGCGTCTACTCACCCTCTTCAAGAAGGAAGGAGAGAGCTTCGAGCCCGACGAATCCATCTGTGAAGTCGAGACAGACAAGGCCGTTTTTCCTATCGAGGCTCCCGAAAGTGGGGTGATTGAGGAATGGATGTTCGAAGAGGGTGACGAGGTCGGGGTTGGCGACATTATCGCCCGCTGCACTTTCGCATCCAGCAGTTCCACCGCAAGTAGTCCGAGCGCGGCGCTCTCAGGGGCCGAAGAGGCAAACATCCGTCGCTTCAAACAATACGAAGAACCGAACGGTGAGATCGCAAAAACCTCCGGATTGTCTGCTGAGATCATTCAGCAAATGCAGGGCCTTGTTCCGGCGACCATTGTAACGAAGGCCCGTTGGGCTCCGATTCGTGCCGTTCGGCAAAAGGCAAAGGACGAAGGCAAAGCCCCACCCAGTCCCTCGGCGATTGCCGGATGGAGTCTGGTCCAGGCGATGAAGAAACACCGACGGTTTACGCACACTCTCCTCATGGGGAAGATGCCTCGGGCAATTGGAGATTTTGACCTAGGGATCGCGGTATCTCTTCCGGGCGATAGCCTTGCGACAGCGATCGTGCCCGACGCCAACCGAAGAGAGTGGGCAGAGTTCCACGATTTGTTCCTGAAAGCAGTGGACGACACCCGGAAAGGACGCTTCCAGCCCAAAACACGGATACCGATCCTACTCTCGACCATGGGTAATTACGATGTCCAGTCGGCTACCCCAATTGTCGTGCCACCTTCCATCGCAACTCTCTTTGTCGGGTCTGCGCATTATGAGTTGGATCCCGAGACCAAGGGTGAGAGTAGTCGCGAAGTGGTCCGTTTGGTTCTCACTTTTGACCACCGCTGGATCAACGGTGCAGGATCGGCCTCCTTCCTGAGTGAAGTAAAGGGCAACTTGGAGAACTTTGACCTCTAG
- a CDS encoding archaeosortase/exosortase family protein, with product MSSSGSALREATVRIKRPDFLLFFGLAVGLVVWFFLSLPAPLRDAEQITNTAILLGLLAFYLVFDFRPQIASPDEPTGLSLNWAAIGFIVAALSFVLAPGVGKVFLLFGSICCFLRAAGGVLLHPSAKRLINSLFIAFTIFGALLVALPFLDYPLRILAGQWSAKAFDWIRQSTELFFVVQDGVPMLLLVVNERPFHVAAECNGFGLLGTSLILTFAFWFYRKVSVLDGFLLLIAAVFLALVGNLVRIFVIVSLAPLVGDHYMLMHEIVGTVAFYGFLAIQWWLIAGFGRSPRQARVETPNAEGVA from the coding sequence ATGTCGTCCTCTGGTAGTGCTCTCCGTGAAGCTACCGTCCGTATCAAAAGGCCGGATTTTCTCCTGTTTTTCGGACTGGCAGTGGGTTTGGTTGTCTGGTTTTTCCTCTCTCTTCCGGCTCCGCTTCGCGATGCAGAGCAGATTACCAACACTGCGATCTTACTGGGCCTTTTGGCCTTTTACCTGGTGTTTGATTTTAGACCCCAGATTGCGTCACCGGACGAACCGACAGGACTTTCGCTGAACTGGGCAGCGATTGGGTTTATCGTCGCCGCACTGTCGTTCGTTTTAGCACCGGGTGTTGGGAAGGTGTTTCTTCTTTTTGGATCGATTTGCTGTTTCTTGCGGGCAGCGGGAGGTGTGCTTCTTCATCCTTCTGCGAAGCGTCTTATCAATTCTCTTTTCATCGCCTTCACCATTTTCGGTGCGCTTCTGGTTGCTCTGCCGTTTCTGGACTATCCGTTACGGATTCTTGCCGGACAATGGTCGGCGAAGGCCTTTGATTGGATCCGCCAGTCGACCGAGCTCTTCTTCGTCGTGCAGGATGGAGTTCCGATGCTCCTCCTAGTGGTCAACGAGCGTCCATTTCACGTGGCGGCAGAATGCAATGGATTCGGACTCCTCGGAACCAGTTTAATCCTTACCTTTGCGTTCTGGTTTTATCGAAAGGTATCCGTATTGGATGGGTTTCTGCTACTGATAGCCGCTGTATTCCTCGCACTTGTAGGAAATTTGGTCCGTATTTTTGTGATCGTCAGTCTGGCTCCACTGGTAGGCGACCACTACATGCTGATGCACGAGATCGTGGGTACGGTGGCGTTCTACGGTTTTCTGGCGATCCAATGGTGGTTGATCGCAGGTTTTGGGCGGTCGCCTCGACAGGCGAGGGTAGAGACTCCCAATGCAGAGGGCGTTGCGTAA